A section of the Arcobacter roscoffensis genome encodes:
- the prfB gene encoding peptide chain release factor 2: MDAYEYSELLKTLNTKLDNITGVLKPDELNTRLKEIEELEAQQDFWNDVDTATKIGIEKNRILSKLSKFNKANEALSGTNDLFELANEERDEDTIEMLYEEAEELRELIKSTEISVMLSNPDDASNAIVSIHPGAGGTESQDWAQMLYRMYLRWAERYNYKIELLDYQPGDEAGIKDVSFIVKGENAYGYLKAENGIHRLVRISPFDSNAKRHTSFASVMVSPEIDDNIDIEIEDKDIRIDTYRASGAGGQHVNKTESAIRITHIESGIVVQCQNDRSQHKNKASAMKMLKSRLYELELEKQKADKDGIEKSEIGWGHQIRSYVLQPYQQVKDTRSNIGYSNVDAILDGDITKIIEDVLIATSK, translated from the coding sequence ATGGACGCATACGAATATAGTGAACTACTAAAGACATTAAATACAAAACTTGATAATATTACTGGTGTTTTAAAGCCTGATGAGTTAAATACAAGATTAAAAGAGATAGAAGAACTAGAAGCACAACAAGACTTTTGGAATGATGTTGACACAGCTACCAAAATAGGTATTGAAAAAAATAGAATTCTTTCAAAACTAAGTAAATTTAATAAGGCAAATGAAGCTTTAAGTGGAACAAATGACCTTTTTGAACTAGCAAATGAAGAAAGAGATGAAGATACTATTGAGATGCTTTATGAAGAAGCTGAGGAGTTAAGAGAACTTATAAAATCAACTGAAATTTCTGTTATGTTAAGTAATCCTGATGATGCTTCAAATGCAATTGTATCTATTCACCCAGGTGCTGGTGGTACTGAGTCTCAGGACTGGGCACAAATGCTTTATAGAATGTATTTAAGATGGGCTGAGAGATACAACTATAAGATTGAGCTACTAGATTATCAGCCAGGGGATGAAGCTGGTATCAAAGATGTGTCATTTATAGTAAAAGGTGAAAATGCTTACGGATATCTAAAAGCTGAAAATGGTATTCATAGACTTGTTAGAATCTCACCCTTTGATTCAAATGCAAAAAGACACACTTCTTTTGCATCTGTTATGGTAAGTCCAGAAATTGATGATAATATTGATATTGAAATAGAAGATAAAGATATTAGAATTGATACATATAGAGCAAGTGGAGCTGGTGGTCAGCATGTAAACAAAACAGAATCAGCAATTAGAATCACACATATTGAGTCAGGTATTGTAGTACAATGTCAAAATGACAGATCTCAACACAAAAATAAAGCAAGTGCTATGAAAATGCTTAAATCAAGACTATATGAATTAGAACTTGAAAAACAAAAAGCAGATAAAGATGGTATTGAAAAAAGTGAAATTGGGTGGGGACATCAAATTAGATCTTATGTTCTTCAACCATATCAGCAAGTAAAAGATACTAGAAGTAATATTGGATATTCAAATGTAGATGCTATTTTAGATGGTGATATTACTAAGATTATTGAAGATGTACTTATAGCTACTAGTAAATAA
- a CDS encoding major outer membrane protein has protein sequence MKKIAKLSLVAAMAMTAANAGSLEEAIKGVNVSGKLYVESFVTETDNDGSKSGFEIDADIKLKNKINDNLTAVIDIEADTQQNEETATDDKQALELSNAYFSYTNNGATVNAGRMDINTPNTDGEEGEGFVGMYTVGPVTAVGAHFVNNSGISLTSDINAAALLGSVGPVNAEAWYVTVSDHSKNTTLVASTKVADIALGARYATTDFEDAAKKDGTTYILSASGKVANVALRATYLNNDEDNAAFVTDDSSANTIELVNFVAGNVADMKAYAIGATVPVMENVSFALDYGWGEADVSKTEASEIVGKVSYKMAKSTTLTVRYADYTQEVNNVDTDKTHARLDLTYKF, from the coding sequence ATGAAAAAAATCGCAAAATTAAGTTTAGTAGCTGCAATGGCTATGACTGCAGCAAACGCTGGATCATTAGAAGAAGCAATCAAAGGTGTAAACGTATCGGGTAAATTATATGTTGAATCTTTTGTAACTGAAACTGATAACGATGGGTCAAAATCAGGGTTTGAAATTGATGCTGATATTAAGTTAAAAAATAAAATCAATGACAATTTAACTGCTGTTATTGATATTGAAGCTGATACTCAGCAAAATGAAGAAACTGCTACTGATGATAAACAAGCATTAGAATTATCTAATGCATACTTCTCTTACACTAATAATGGTGCTACAGTTAATGCTGGTAGAATGGACATTAACACTCCAAATACTGATGGTGAAGAAGGTGAAGGTTTTGTTGGTATGTATACTGTAGGTCCTGTTACAGCAGTTGGTGCACATTTTGTTAACAACTCTGGGATTTCACTTACATCAGACATTAATGCAGCTGCTTTATTAGGTTCTGTTGGTCCAGTAAATGCTGAAGCATGGTATGTTACAGTATCTGACCACTCTAAAAATACTACATTAGTTGCTTCTACTAAAGTTGCTGATATTGCATTAGGTGCTAGATATGCTACAACTGACTTTGAAGATGCAGCAAAAAAAGATGGTACTACTTACATTTTATCAGCATCAGGAAAAGTTGCTAACGTTGCTTTAAGAGCTACTTACTTAAACAATGATGAAGATAATGCTGCATTCGTAACTGATGATTCATCAGCAAATACTATTGAATTAGTTAACTTTGTTGCTGGAAATGTTGCTGATATGAAAGCATATGCTATCGGTGCAACTGTACCTGTAATGGAAAATGTATCTTTTGCATTAGATTACGGATGGGGTGAAGCTGATGTTTCTAAAACTGAAGCATCAGAAATTGTAGGAAAAGTTTCTTACAAAATGGCTAAATCTACAACATTAACTGTTAGATATGCTGACTATACTCAAGAAGTAAATAATGTTGATACAGACAAAACTCACGCAAGATTAGACTTAACTTACAAATTCTAA
- a CDS encoding c-type cytochrome, translating into MRLLKPLTLTLLTSTALFAQTTMCFKENHNSMSTIEKTKLDGGECKSIYNIKDMKENGWTVDDIKITTTNEGKYNFIYIFKDSKSSSNFVTTNSNLSSEELEARIVKRLEAKKEQEKKEQEIERKIKAKEEGKKLYVNKCQSCHGQKGELNAMNASRPLNTLSYEEMQIAINAYISYDRDNDDERYGNGRAIIMQPYAASTTEEDLKNISNYLKSINK; encoded by the coding sequence TTGAGACTTTTAAAACCACTAACACTTACACTATTAACTTCAACAGCACTTTTTGCACAAACAACTATGTGTTTTAAAGAAAACCATAACTCTATGAGTACAATTGAAAAAACAAAACTTGATGGAGGAGAATGTAAAAGCATCTACAATATCAAAGATATGAAAGAAAATGGCTGGACTGTAGATGATATAAAAATCACTACAACAAATGAAGGAAAGTATAATTTTATTTATATTTTCAAAGATAGTAAATCTTCATCTAATTTTGTAACTACAAATTCAAATCTTTCATCAGAAGAACTAGAAGCTAGAATTGTAAAAAGGCTAGAAGCTAAAAAAGAACAAGAAAAAAAAGAACAAGAGATTGAAAGAAAAATTAAAGCTAAAGAAGAAGGTAAAAAACTTTATGTTAACAAATGTCAATCATGTCATGGTCAAAAAGGAGAACTTAATGCAATGAATGCTTCAAGACCTTTAAACACACTTTCTTATGAAGAAATGCAAATAGCAATAAATGCTTACATATCATATGATAGAGATAATGATGATGAAAGATATGGTAACGGTAGAGCTATTATTATGCAACCATATGCTGCTAGTACTACAGAAGAAGACTTGAAAAATATAAGTAACTATTTAAAATCAATAAATAAATAA